One genomic window of Phoenix dactylifera cultivar Barhee BC4 unplaced genomic scaffold, palm_55x_up_171113_PBpolish2nd_filt_p 000097F, whole genome shotgun sequence includes the following:
- the LOC103704933 gene encoding protein S-acyltransferase 21 isoform X1, which produces MARRHGWQLPAHTFQVVAITVFFVLSIAFYAFFAPFLGKDVYEYVAIAVYSCLALSVFILYVRCTAIDPADPGILINFEGASIYKAQSSLEEPSKIGLKAEEKTGEHKSTTCHSIGCFFCALLVKEDCCKDEDITEQQASSDEALFCTLCNAEVRKLSKHCRSCDKCVDGFDHHCRWLNNCVGRKNYITFLFLMVMSLAWLAVECGVGIAVLVRCFTDKRATETQIADRLGDGFSRAPFATIVALCTALSLLASVPLGELFFFHMILIRKGITTYEYVVAMRTQSEPPCPSVHEDLQSLPSSPMSSAATAISGSSLGLQYRGAWCTPPRIFVEQKDEIIPHLEPGRVPSTVDPDAMDSSERGKRPTKRPVRISAWKLAKLDSNEAMRAAAKARASSSVLKPISSRVQYDADRCSSGNVSSRSSTVSADVGFHRENRLGILKSSPLKTSYPPSRASREDPEIYPQTPSSFGSPHHTNSLSLAPLEQQPSNTKHFNPIYQSSANRSPLSLKSNDGNENMAGNNSEQGPPRQSTTSTLVGSSRTSIYWDPEAGRFVSSQSTLGSASQGARTELLCTEQSIFFGGPLINETTSRSFRHVGASNQRQGWIDRSRGSRQLPVFVPSDSQIDQFSRLP; this is translated from the exons GTGGTTGCAATAACAGTATTCTTTGTGCTATCTATTGCGTTCTATGCCTTTTTTGCACCATTTCTGGGAAAGGACGTATATGAGTATGTAGCTATTGCTGTTTATAGTTGTTTg GCTCTATCTGTGTTTATTCTCTATGTCAGATGTACTGCTATTGATCCTGCTGACCCTGGGATTTTAATCAATTTTGAAGGGGCATCAATTTATAAGGCACAGA GTTCTCTAGAAGAGCCTAGCAAGATAGGCTTGAAAGCCGAGGAAAAAACTGGGGAGCATAAGTCAACAACCTGCCATAGTATTGGCTGTTTCTTTTGTGCTCTTTTGGTTAAAGAAGATTGCTGCAAAGATGAGGATATCACTGAGCAACAAGCCAGCAGCGATGAGGCACTATTTTGCACGCTATGCAATGCAGAG GTGCGTAAATTGAGCAAACATTGCAGAAGTTGTGACAAATGTGTAGACGGATTTGATCATCATTGCCGG TGGTTAAACAATTGTGTTGGGAGGAAGAACTATATTACATTTTTGTTTCTCATGGTCATGAGCCTTGCATGG CTTGCGGTTGAATGTGGGGTTGGTATTGCTGTCCTTGTCCGGTGCTTCACTGATAAAAGGGCGACTGAAACTCAGATAGCTGATAGGCTAGGAGATGGTTTCTCCCGTGCTCCTTTTGCTACAATTGTG GCCTTATGTACAGCTCTTTCGTTGCTGGCTTCTGTGCCTTTGGGGGAACttttctttttccacatgatatTGATTAGGAAG GGTATCACGACATATGAGTATGTAGTCGCAATGAGAACACAGAGTGAACCCCCTTGTCCATCTGTACATGAGGATCTCCAAAGCTTGCCATCTTCACCAATGAGTTCAGCTGCCACCGCAATAAGTGGAAGCTCTCTTGGCTTGCAGTACAGAGGTGCATGGTGTACACCTCCACGAATCTTTGTGGAGCAGAAG GATGAGATAATCCCACATTTAGAACCGGGCCGAGTTCCATCGACAGTCGATCCTGATGCCATGGATTCATCAGAAAGAGGAAAAAGGCCAACCAAACGTCCAGTTCGCATCAGTGCTTGGAAGCTTGCAAAGTTGGACTCTAATGAGGCCATGAGAGCTGCAGCAAAAGCCAGAGCCTCATCATCAGTTTTGAAGCCCATCAGTTCCCGCGTCCAATATGATGCTGACCGATGCTCAAGCGGGAACGTAAGTAGCAGAAGCAGCACTGTAAGCGCCGATGTTGGCTTTCATAGAGAAAATCGGTTGGGTATTTTGAAGTCTTCACCTCTGAAGACGTCTTACCCACCAAGCAGAGCAAGCAGGGAGGACCCCGAAATCTATCCTCAAACTCCAAGTAGCTTCGGCAGCCCTCACCACACCAACTCATTGAGTCTTGCTCCATTGGAGCAGCAACCTTCCAACACGAAACACTTCAACCCGATATACCAGTCATCAGCAAATCGATCTCCTTTATCACTGAAATCAAATGATGGGAATGAAAATATGGCTGGCAATAATTCAGAGCAAGGGCCTCCTAGGCAAAGCACCACAAGTACCTTAGTGGGAAGTTCAAGGACCTCAATTTACTGGGATCCTGAAGCTGGTCGTTTTGTGTCCTCTCAGAGTACTCTGGGGTCGGCTTCTCAGGGTGCTCGCACTGAGCTTTTGTGTACTGAGCAATCTATATTCTTTGGCGGTCCTCTTATAAATGAAACCACGTCAAGGAGCTTCAGACATGTTGGTGCTTCGAATCAGAGGCAAGGTTGGATTGACAGGTCAAGGGGGTCTCGCCAACTTCCTGTGTTTGTCCCCAGTGACTCTCAGATTGATCAGTTCTCTAGATTGCCATGA
- the LOC103704933 gene encoding probable protein S-acyltransferase 19 isoform X2 → MARRHGWQLPAHTFQALSVFILYVRCTAIDPADPGILINFEGASIYKAQSSLEEPSKIGLKAEEKTGEHKSTTCHSIGCFFCALLVKEDCCKDEDITEQQASSDEALFCTLCNAEVRKLSKHCRSCDKCVDGFDHHCRWLNNCVGRKNYITFLFLMVMSLAWLAVECGVGIAVLVRCFTDKRATETQIADRLGDGFSRAPFATIVALCTALSLLASVPLGELFFFHMILIRKGITTYEYVVAMRTQSEPPCPSVHEDLQSLPSSPMSSAATAISGSSLGLQYRGAWCTPPRIFVEQKDEIIPHLEPGRVPSTVDPDAMDSSERGKRPTKRPVRISAWKLAKLDSNEAMRAAAKARASSSVLKPISSRVQYDADRCSSGNVSSRSSTVSADVGFHRENRLGILKSSPLKTSYPPSRASREDPEIYPQTPSSFGSPHHTNSLSLAPLEQQPSNTKHFNPIYQSSANRSPLSLKSNDGNENMAGNNSEQGPPRQSTTSTLVGSSRTSIYWDPEAGRFVSSQSTLGSASQGARTELLCTEQSIFFGGPLINETTSRSFRHVGASNQRQGWIDRSRGSRQLPVFVPSDSQIDQFSRLP, encoded by the exons GCTCTATCTGTGTTTATTCTCTATGTCAGATGTACTGCTATTGATCCTGCTGACCCTGGGATTTTAATCAATTTTGAAGGGGCATCAATTTATAAGGCACAGA GTTCTCTAGAAGAGCCTAGCAAGATAGGCTTGAAAGCCGAGGAAAAAACTGGGGAGCATAAGTCAACAACCTGCCATAGTATTGGCTGTTTCTTTTGTGCTCTTTTGGTTAAAGAAGATTGCTGCAAAGATGAGGATATCACTGAGCAACAAGCCAGCAGCGATGAGGCACTATTTTGCACGCTATGCAATGCAGAG GTGCGTAAATTGAGCAAACATTGCAGAAGTTGTGACAAATGTGTAGACGGATTTGATCATCATTGCCGG TGGTTAAACAATTGTGTTGGGAGGAAGAACTATATTACATTTTTGTTTCTCATGGTCATGAGCCTTGCATGG CTTGCGGTTGAATGTGGGGTTGGTATTGCTGTCCTTGTCCGGTGCTTCACTGATAAAAGGGCGACTGAAACTCAGATAGCTGATAGGCTAGGAGATGGTTTCTCCCGTGCTCCTTTTGCTACAATTGTG GCCTTATGTACAGCTCTTTCGTTGCTGGCTTCTGTGCCTTTGGGGGAACttttctttttccacatgatatTGATTAGGAAG GGTATCACGACATATGAGTATGTAGTCGCAATGAGAACACAGAGTGAACCCCCTTGTCCATCTGTACATGAGGATCTCCAAAGCTTGCCATCTTCACCAATGAGTTCAGCTGCCACCGCAATAAGTGGAAGCTCTCTTGGCTTGCAGTACAGAGGTGCATGGTGTACACCTCCACGAATCTTTGTGGAGCAGAAG GATGAGATAATCCCACATTTAGAACCGGGCCGAGTTCCATCGACAGTCGATCCTGATGCCATGGATTCATCAGAAAGAGGAAAAAGGCCAACCAAACGTCCAGTTCGCATCAGTGCTTGGAAGCTTGCAAAGTTGGACTCTAATGAGGCCATGAGAGCTGCAGCAAAAGCCAGAGCCTCATCATCAGTTTTGAAGCCCATCAGTTCCCGCGTCCAATATGATGCTGACCGATGCTCAAGCGGGAACGTAAGTAGCAGAAGCAGCACTGTAAGCGCCGATGTTGGCTTTCATAGAGAAAATCGGTTGGGTATTTTGAAGTCTTCACCTCTGAAGACGTCTTACCCACCAAGCAGAGCAAGCAGGGAGGACCCCGAAATCTATCCTCAAACTCCAAGTAGCTTCGGCAGCCCTCACCACACCAACTCATTGAGTCTTGCTCCATTGGAGCAGCAACCTTCCAACACGAAACACTTCAACCCGATATACCAGTCATCAGCAAATCGATCTCCTTTATCACTGAAATCAAATGATGGGAATGAAAATATGGCTGGCAATAATTCAGAGCAAGGGCCTCCTAGGCAAAGCACCACAAGTACCTTAGTGGGAAGTTCAAGGACCTCAATTTACTGGGATCCTGAAGCTGGTCGTTTTGTGTCCTCTCAGAGTACTCTGGGGTCGGCTTCTCAGGGTGCTCGCACTGAGCTTTTGTGTACTGAGCAATCTATATTCTTTGGCGGTCCTCTTATAAATGAAACCACGTCAAGGAGCTTCAGACATGTTGGTGCTTCGAATCAGAGGCAAGGTTGGATTGACAGGTCAAGGGGGTCTCGCCAACTTCCTGTGTTTGTCCCCAGTGACTCTCAGATTGATCAGTTCTCTAGATTGCCATGA